A single genomic interval of Granulicella tundricola MP5ACTX9 harbors:
- the rmuC gene encoding DNA recombination protein RmuC, with product MLLVIVVLQIVLLGGLVVLLMRRTSAPVLDARQAALPDQITGLQARHEALESALRSGLSEIRREAGTEALTTREANARASAELRGEVTGTIATLGQTVKTELAGFRSDNTQAAGKLQADVHAQHEAIGQKLTAAASEARLQQEGAREALHRRLTELGESNAAQQEKLRGTVGESLDRLSSANEKKLEEMRVTVDEKLHATLHTRLTESFGQVTDQLNKVHTGLGEMSKLSEGVDGLSRIFTNVKSRGGFAEVQLGMLLKQMLAPGQYIENATVKPGSAERVEFAVRFPGHSGERLMPIDAKFPREAWERLENAYESNLPDAIAKAGTAFETAIRTEADRICGKYINQPVTTPYAVMFLPTEGLYAEVIRRDALQAEIQSKCHVTIAGPTTLSAILTSFQMGFHMLALQEKGDEVWKVLERTKTEFKTFETLMGSMENQVQTVQNTIQKLGVRTRAINRSLKDVSEVDSAQPFLVEEIVPRLAAGVEE from the coding sequence ATGCTGCTCGTAATCGTCGTGCTTCAAATCGTTCTGTTGGGGGGGTTAGTTGTGCTGCTGATGCGGCGGACGAGTGCCCCGGTGCTGGATGCACGTCAGGCTGCGTTGCCGGACCAGATTACGGGTCTGCAGGCGCGGCATGAGGCGCTGGAGAGTGCCCTGCGGAGTGGACTTTCTGAGATCCGGCGGGAGGCCGGGACGGAGGCGCTAACAACGCGGGAGGCCAATGCGCGGGCATCTGCGGAGCTGCGGGGTGAGGTGACCGGGACTATCGCGACGCTGGGACAGACGGTGAAGACGGAGCTGGCGGGGTTCCGATCCGACAACACACAGGCGGCAGGCAAACTGCAGGCCGATGTACACGCGCAGCATGAGGCGATTGGGCAGAAGCTGACGGCGGCAGCAAGCGAGGCTCGGCTCCAGCAGGAAGGAGCTAGAGAAGCACTGCACCGCCGTCTGACCGAACTGGGAGAGAGCAATGCAGCCCAGCAGGAGAAACTGCGGGGTACGGTGGGGGAGTCGCTCGACCGGCTCAGCTCCGCCAATGAGAAGAAGCTCGAGGAGATGCGGGTAACCGTCGATGAGAAGCTTCATGCCACCCTGCATACCCGTCTGACCGAATCCTTCGGGCAGGTGACGGACCAACTCAACAAGGTCCACACGGGACTCGGCGAGATGTCGAAGCTCTCCGAAGGCGTGGATGGGCTTTCCCGAATCTTTACGAACGTGAAGTCGCGGGGCGGATTTGCGGAGGTTCAGCTCGGGATGCTGCTGAAGCAGATGCTCGCACCAGGGCAGTACATCGAGAACGCAACCGTCAAGCCGGGAAGCGCCGAGCGGGTGGAGTTTGCGGTGCGCTTTCCGGGCCACTCCGGCGAGCGGCTCATGCCAATCGACGCAAAGTTTCCGCGCGAGGCCTGGGAGCGCCTGGAAAACGCCTACGAGAGCAATCTGCCCGACGCAATCGCCAAGGCCGGAACGGCCTTCGAGACGGCGATCCGCACGGAGGCGGACCGGATCTGCGGCAAGTACATCAATCAGCCGGTCACGACCCCATACGCCGTCATGTTTCTTCCAACCGAAGGCTTGTATGCAGAGGTGATCCGGCGCGACGCGCTACAGGCCGAGATCCAGTCCAAGTGCCACGTCACAATCGCCGGACCAACGACCTTATCGGCCATTCTGACCAGCTTCCAGATGGGCTTCCATATGCTGGCGCTGCAGGAGAAGGGCGATGAGGTCTGGAAGGTGTTGGAGCGGACAAAAACCGAGTTCAAGACCTTCGAGACGCTCATGGGATCAATGGAGAATCAGGTTCAAACGGTGCAGAACACCATCCAAAAGCTAGGGGTCCGGACGCGGGCGATCAATCGGTCGCTGAAGGATGTGAGTGAGGTAGATTCCGCCCAGCCGTTCCTGGTGGAGGAGATTGTGCCGCGCCTTGCGGCAGGGGTAGAAGAGTAA